From one Lolium rigidum isolate FL_2022 chromosome 4, APGP_CSIRO_Lrig_0.1, whole genome shotgun sequence genomic stretch:
- the LOC124647831 gene encoding uncharacterized protein LOC124647831 isoform X1 gives MRGIPQHLPCRCRVHRCIPRARSPHGSENMSRYGRVPRFHGSEHVPPQLATTGQLKLTGSCITRYLSPEHASIGKLMEKLIGRVLLLHGAHHRPTTCGFVIHNISLLSTVAIV, from the exons ATGCGCGGTATCCCGCAGCATCTTCCATGCCGCTGCCGTGTGCACCGTTGTATCCCTCGCGCTCGGTCTCCTCACGGAAGTGAGAACATGTCAAGATACGGGCGGGTGCCAAG ATTTCATGGTTCAGAGCATGTACCTCCCCAGCTCGCCACCACTGGTCAACTAAAGCTGACGGGGTCATGTATCACCCG GTACTTGTCCCCGGAGCACGCATCGATAGGGAAGTTGATGGAGAAATTAATCGGACGTGTTCTCCTCTTGCACGGAGCTCATCACCGGCCGACAACCTGTGGATTCGTCATTCATAATATCTCTTTGTTGTCAACGGTTGCTATTGTCTGA
- the LOC124647831 gene encoding uncharacterized protein LOC124647831 isoform X2, producing the protein MRGIPQHLPCRCRVHRCIPRARSPHGSENMSRYGRVPRFHGSEHVPPQLATTGQLKLTGSCITRYLSPEHASIGKLMEKLIGRVLLLHGAHHRPTTCGFVIHNISLLST; encoded by the exons ATGCGCGGTATCCCGCAGCATCTTCCATGCCGCTGCCGTGTGCACCGTTGTATCCCTCGCGCTCGGTCTCCTCACGGAAGTGAGAACATGTCAAGATACGGGCGGGTGCCAAG ATTTCATGGTTCAGAGCATGTACCTCCCCAGCTCGCCACCACTGGTCAACTAAAGCTGACGGGGTCATGTATCACCCG GTACTTGTCCCCGGAGCACGCATCGATAGGGAAGTTGATGGAGAAATTAATCGGACGTGTTCTCCTCTTGCACGGAGCTCATCACCGGCCGACAACCTGTGGATTCGTCATTCATAATATCTCTTTGTTGTCAACG TGA
- the LOC124647832 gene encoding polyadenylate-binding protein 2-like, which translates to MESFLTFKHIPPTGYNMLQSGRNAGSVLSDAPVPVTPSMTPQFPMYPPMAPLGQQVFYGQAPPVMMPPQPGYGFQQQLVPGMRPGGAHMPNYFVPVVQQGLRVRAQV; encoded by the exons ATGGAGTCCTTTCTCACATTCAAACATATACCTCCTACAGGCTACAACATGCTGCAAAGCGGGAGAAATGCAG GCTCAGTTCTCTCAGATGCGCCTGTACCAGTGACACCTTCGATGACTCCTCAATTTCCCATGTACCCTCCCATGGCTCCTCTTGGGCAGCAAGTCTTCTATGGGCAAGCTCCACCTGTTATGATGCCCCCTCAG CCGGGATACGGTTTCCAGCAACAGCTTGTTCCAGGCATGAGGCCTGGTGGTGCCCATATGCCAAATTACTTTGTTCCAGTTGTCCAACAAGGCCTCAGGGTCCGCGCGCAGGTATGA